The Mesorhizobium sp. M1D.F.Ca.ET.043.01.1.1 genome contains a region encoding:
- a CDS encoding sarcosine oxidase subunit alpha has product MSSRRTETGGRIDRLRTIRFTFDGAPYTGHAGDTLASALLASGVTLFGRSFKYHRPRGLLAAGVEEPNALVTVLRGEVREPNIPATMVEIYDGLVAVSQNRSPSLAWDIGALNQLGGKILSAGFYYKTFMGPVVGPLKGTRFWMFCEHFIRRAAGLGRAGTAPDTSRYERMNAFCDVLVVGSGPAGLVAAKAAADQGARVILADLEARFGGSANWSGETIDGAPAADWAARLVGQLEGNDNVRLLPRTTVWGYYDGNTLAALERVTDHKAVSAKGEPRQRYWAIRAGTVVLAAGSFERPLVFPGNDRPGVMLAHAAERYANEYGVLPGERIAVFTNNDSAYRSAVALKKAGAAVVAIIDVRSDVSNEMSRLASEAEAELLAGHAVVATEGGKALTGLKVQRFDLTSRVLSGDERSIHADCLAMSGGWSPTIHLASQAGARAVWDPARQAFLPPQPTQRWIGAGAFTGSFSTAEAIAEGRAAGLQAAGGSASSAPLPAVEAAPGDPDPAPVFEIKAKGKSFVDFQHDVTAEDVRLAHREGFVSVEHLKRYTTLGMATDQGKNSNVPGLAIMAEALGKPIPEVGTTRFRPPYTAVSIGSLAAERFGDLKPERLTPMHDWHLANGARMYSAGLWYRPMIYGLAGETVEQAYVREAKATRESAGIVDVSTLGKIAVQGPDAAEFLDRVYTNMFSTLAVGKARYGLMLREDGLAFDDGTTWRLGEQDFLMTTTTANAGKVMQHLEYFLDVIWHELKVTVTSVTDEWAGAAIGGPKARAILAASVTGTAVDNAALPFMGIVHGEIAGVPVMICRLSFSGEMAFEVYSGAGHGTRVWEALIEAGKPFGLVTYGLEALGTMRIEKGHVTGAEIDGRTTARDLHLDWMLSKKKPFIGSAMMDREGLIAPDRLELVGVIALDNRALNGGGHIVEELDEANPHDSIGHITACCYSPALGKYIALALVNGGKARHGTRAFVSDPLRNRFGPVEIVSNHFYDPDGSRMHG; this is encoded by the coding sequence GTGAGCTCCCGCCGTACCGAGACCGGCGGCCGCATCGACCGGCTGCGCACCATCCGCTTCACCTTCGACGGCGCACCCTATACAGGCCATGCCGGCGATACGCTGGCTTCGGCGCTGCTCGCCAGCGGCGTCACGCTGTTCGGCCGCTCGTTCAAATACCACCGCCCGCGCGGCCTGCTCGCCGCCGGCGTCGAAGAGCCTAACGCCCTGGTGACGGTGTTGCGCGGCGAGGTACGCGAGCCCAACATCCCGGCCACCATGGTCGAGATCTATGACGGGCTCGTCGCGGTCAGCCAGAACCGCTCGCCTTCGCTCGCCTGGGATATCGGCGCGCTCAACCAGCTCGGCGGCAAGATCCTGTCGGCCGGCTTCTACTACAAGACCTTCATGGGGCCGGTGGTCGGCCCGCTGAAGGGTACGCGCTTCTGGATGTTCTGCGAGCATTTCATCCGTCGCGCCGCCGGCCTCGGCAGAGCCGGCACGGCGCCCGATACCTCGCGCTACGAACGCATGAACGCCTTCTGCGACGTGCTGGTCGTGGGGTCCGGCCCTGCCGGTCTGGTGGCGGCGAAGGCGGCGGCCGACCAGGGCGCCCGCGTGATCCTGGCCGACCTCGAAGCGCGCTTCGGCGGCTCGGCCAACTGGTCGGGCGAGACGATCGACGGCGCGCCGGCTGCCGACTGGGCAGCGCGCCTCGTCGGCCAGCTCGAAGGCAATGACAATGTCCGCCTGCTGCCGCGCACGACGGTCTGGGGTTACTACGACGGCAATACGCTCGCCGCCCTCGAACGGGTGACCGACCACAAAGCGGTTTCGGCCAAAGGCGAGCCGCGCCAGCGCTATTGGGCGATCCGCGCCGGGACGGTGGTGCTCGCCGCCGGCTCCTTCGAGCGCCCGCTGGTGTTTCCGGGCAACGACCGCCCCGGCGTCATGCTGGCGCACGCGGCCGAGCGCTACGCCAATGAATATGGCGTGCTGCCCGGCGAGCGGATCGCGGTGTTCACCAACAATGACAGCGCCTATCGCTCGGCCGTTGCGCTGAAGAAGGCCGGCGCCGCCGTCGTCGCCATCATCGATGTCCGCAGCGACGTGTCGAACGAGATGAGCAGGCTGGCGAGCGAGGCAGAGGCCGAGTTGCTCGCCGGCCATGCCGTGGTCGCGACCGAAGGCGGCAAGGCGCTCACCGGTCTCAAGGTGCAGCGTTTCGACCTGACGAGCAGGGTACTCAGCGGTGACGAGCGTAGCATTCATGCCGACTGCCTGGCTATGTCGGGCGGCTGGTCGCCGACCATCCATCTCGCCAGCCAGGCAGGCGCGAGAGCTGTGTGGGATCCGGCGAGGCAGGCCTTCCTGCCGCCGCAGCCGACGCAGCGCTGGATCGGCGCCGGCGCCTTCACCGGCAGTTTTTCCACAGCCGAAGCCATTGCCGAGGGTCGCGCCGCCGGCCTTCAGGCCGCAGGCGGAAGCGCATCCTCAGCGCCTCTGCCCGCTGTCGAGGCGGCCCCTGGCGACCCTGATCCGGCGCCGGTCTTCGAGATCAAGGCCAAGGGCAAGAGCTTCGTCGACTTCCAGCACGACGTGACCGCCGAGGACGTGCGCCTCGCGCATCGCGAAGGCTTCGTGTCGGTCGAGCATCTGAAGCGCTACACCACGCTCGGCATGGCGACCGACCAGGGCAAGAACTCGAACGTGCCTGGCCTCGCCATCATGGCCGAGGCGCTCGGCAAGCCTATCCCCGAAGTCGGCACGACGCGCTTCCGCCCGCCCTACACGGCTGTGTCGATCGGCTCGCTTGCGGCCGAGCGCTTCGGCGATCTCAAGCCCGAAAGGCTGACGCCGATGCATGACTGGCACCTCGCCAATGGCGCGAGGATGTATTCGGCCGGCCTCTGGTACCGCCCGATGATCTATGGCCTTGCCGGCGAGACGGTCGAGCAGGCCTATGTCCGCGAGGCCAAGGCGACGCGCGAGAGCGCCGGCATCGTCGATGTCTCGACGCTCGGCAAGATCGCCGTCCAGGGGCCGGATGCGGCGGAGTTCCTCGACCGAGTCTACACCAACATGTTCTCGACGCTCGCGGTCGGCAAGGCGCGCTACGGCCTGATGCTGCGCGAGGACGGGCTCGCCTTCGACGACGGCACCACCTGGCGGCTCGGCGAGCAGGACTTCCTGATGACCACCACCACCGCCAATGCCGGCAAGGTGATGCAGCATCTGGAGTATTTCCTCGACGTCATCTGGCACGAGTTGAAGGTCACCGTCACTTCCGTCACCGACGAATGGGCGGGTGCGGCGATCGGCGGCCCGAAGGCGCGTGCAATCCTCGCCGCCAGCGTCACCGGCACGGCCGTCGACAACGCCGCGCTTCCCTTCATGGGCATCGTCCACGGCGAGATCGCCGGCGTGCCGGTGATGATCTGCCGCCTGTCCTTCTCCGGCGAAATGGCTTTCGAGGTCTATTCCGGCGCCGGCCACGGCACCAGGGTGTGGGAAGCGCTCATCGAGGCCGGCAAGCCGTTCGGCCTGGTCACCTACGGGCTCGAGGCGCTGGGCACCATGCGCATCGAGAAGGGTCATGTCACCGGCGCCGAGATCGACGGCCGCACGACCGCGCGCGATCTGCATCTCGACTGGATGCTGTCGAAGAAGAAGCCCTTCATCGGTTCCGCCATGATGGATCGCGAAGGTCTGAT
- a CDS encoding sarcosine oxidase subunit delta: MLITCPYCGPRDVIEFTYQGDGNRERPQPASQDFDAWNAYVYDRLNPAGDHNEIWQHSGGCRAHLRVVRNTVTHEILSTAFARGGHKSPGHRTEGKP; this comes from the coding sequence ATGCTGATCACTTGTCCCTATTGCGGCCCGCGCGACGTCATCGAATTCACCTACCAGGGCGACGGCAACCGCGAGCGGCCGCAGCCTGCCTCGCAGGATTTCGACGCCTGGAACGCCTATGTCTACGACCGGCTGAACCCGGCTGGCGACCACAATGAGATCTGGCAGCATTCCGGCGGTTGCCGCGCCCATCTCAGGGTCGTGCGCAATACCGTGACCCATGAAATCCTGAGCACGGCCTTCGCCCGGGGCGGACACAAATCCCCAGGGCACCGGACGGAGGGCAAGCCGTGA
- a CDS encoding sarcosine oxidase subunit beta — protein MAEYSAFSLLKNALTGNQDWKPAWRKPDPKASYDVIVIGGGGHGLSTAYYLAKEHGITNVAVLEKGWLGSGNVGRNTTAVRSNYLLPQNTRFYEHSMKMWENLSHDLNYNVMFSQRGCLNLAHTPAQLDDYARRGNAMRHLGVDAELMSVGEIKRLVPALDVSGSARFPVLGGLMQPRAGTARHDAVAWGYARGADRRGVDIIENCEVSGFLRDGDKVVGVTTTRGEIRAKKVALAVAGSTGQVMQLAGISHMPIESHVLQAFVTESLKPIIDTVLTFGMGHFYISQSDKGGLVYGGDLDGYNSYAQRGSLPIVDEVMSEMLALFPGLARVRMLRSWGGLCDMTMDGSPIITTGPLPGMYLNCGWCYGGFKATPASGWCFAWTIARDEPHEFNAPFTLDRFYRGLIIDDKGQGATPRLH, from the coding sequence ATGGCGGAATACTCAGCCTTTTCGCTGCTCAAGAACGCGCTGACCGGCAACCAGGACTGGAAGCCGGCCTGGCGCAAGCCGGATCCCAAGGCGTCCTATGACGTGATCGTCATCGGCGGCGGCGGCCATGGGCTCTCGACCGCCTATTACCTCGCCAAGGAACATGGCATCACCAACGTCGCGGTGCTCGAAAAAGGCTGGCTGGGCTCGGGCAATGTCGGCCGCAACACCACGGCCGTGCGCTCCAACTACCTTTTGCCGCAGAACACCCGCTTCTACGAGCATTCGATGAAGATGTGGGAGAACCTCTCGCACGACCTCAACTACAACGTCATGTTCTCGCAGCGCGGCTGCCTCAATCTCGCGCACACGCCGGCCCAGCTCGACGACTATGCAAGGCGCGGCAATGCCATGCGGCATCTCGGCGTCGACGCCGAGCTGATGAGCGTCGGTGAGATCAAGCGCCTTGTGCCCGCGCTGGACGTTTCGGGTTCGGCGCGTTTCCCCGTCCTTGGCGGGCTGATGCAGCCGCGCGCCGGCACCGCCCGTCACGACGCCGTCGCCTGGGGCTATGCGCGCGGCGCCGACCGGCGCGGCGTCGATATCATCGAGAATTGCGAGGTCAGCGGCTTTCTGCGCGACGGCGACAAGGTCGTTGGCGTGACGACGACGCGCGGCGAGATCCGCGCCAAGAAAGTGGCGCTTGCCGTTGCCGGCAGCACCGGCCAGGTGATGCAGCTTGCCGGCATCTCGCATATGCCGATCGAAAGCCACGTTCTGCAGGCCTTCGTCACGGAGTCGCTGAAGCCAATCATCGACACCGTTCTCACCTTCGGCATGGGCCACTTCTACATCTCGCAATCCGACAAGGGCGGCCTCGTCTATGGCGGCGACCTCGACGGCTACAACAGCTACGCCCAGCGCGGCAGCCTGCCGATCGTCGACGAGGTGATGAGCGAGATGCTGGCGCTGTTCCCGGGGCTGGCGCGGGTGCGCATGCTGCGTTCCTGGGGCGGCCTTTGCGACATGACGATGGACGGCTCGCCCATTATCACCACCGGCCCGCTGCCCGGCATGTATCTCAATTGCGGCTGGTGCTATGGCGGCTTCAAGGCCACCCCGGCCTCGGGCTGGTGCTTCGCCTGGACGATCGCCAGGGACGAGCCGCACGAATTCAACGCGCCCTTCACGCTCGACCGCTTCTATCGCGGCCTGATCATCGACGACAAAGGCCAGGGCGCGACCCCGCGGCTGCACTAG